The sequence TTTTGCAAGTACGACGATGAAGTCAAATGATCGGCATGAGCGTGTGTTTCGAGAATCATCTCAATGGTATAgcccttctccttgaccAAGGCTAGCAGAGCATCCGCCGAGGCGCTTGTGATGTTCTGCGTGCAGGGGTCATAGTCTAGGACCGGGTCGATGATGACTGCTTTTGCAGTTGCTGGGTCCACAACGACATATTGCCATGTCCCCGTGTTGCGCTCAAACACATTGTGAACGATTGGTTGCTGGTGAATGGTGGTTGGACCAGCCGGGCCAGGTTGTACCTGCTGTGAAGACATTTTGGCGAAAAGTGGTGACTGCACAGAAGACCGTTGCGATTGCAGCGTACCGTTTCTGCGAGTCACTTGTCGAGGTGTCTGGGTCTGTGTTATGTGCTGAAGTGGCGTCGTGAGACTCTGGCTGGGGTGGAAGACGATATCGATAAGAATGATGCAAACGGCGTTGACCAGCGGACTGTTGGAGATGAAATCCACTGGAGCCCTTTTCTTTGCAGAGTGGCCATAAAAACACACCGTCACCCACGAGGTCAGGAGGATTTTAAGTATTCAATGAGGTCGACCACTTCGGCGTTCCATGTTGGAcatttgactttttttttggacgTGACTATCTTGATGGTGGAAGGCGAGACTCGGGCTTCTCGACAGGCGTCtggtcgccgaggccgatggTGACCGAGTCGGCGATTGACTTGAACCGTCCCGCATCCACTCCCCGACATGACTCGAAGTCCTTTTTCctgggatggagatggtcctCTTCCACCGTGACGAGTGTCATCTCGACCATCGTCTCTCTTACGCCCGCAGCCATTCCGTCTGGCCTGACTGACCGTCGATCAGACCATCCCCCGGATCTTGCCAGGACCAGCCGATGTCGAGTGGGTCTCGTATGGGTCCTGTACGGTAAACTTATCGGCCGGTGACTGGCCAAGTCAGAAATGATGTGATCGTTCCATTGACTCTTGGGAGCTGGACTGCCATCTCcacgtctctctctctacttACTATTAGACCGGTTtaacctttttttttctctctctctctctctctctctctctctcttcattcttccccttctctctatctcttTATCTTCTTTCGTTTTTCCTACTGCACCCGTCACTCACTCTCGTGCAACTCATCTGTTCAATTCGTCCCGGGGTCGCTCATTCATCCTTTGTACATAATGCTCGTCGGTCGCCAAGTATCATCGGCAGCTCGTGCGGCTGGCCGCACCGCACACGCTCTGCCTCGCGCTCGCAACTACGCTACCGTCTCAGAGTCCCCAGTCGCCGCACCGGGTCGCGCCCACAAGGTCGTCGTGGTGGGTGGTGGCTCGGCTGGTATGGCCATCAGCCATCAGCTGTTGCAGTCGGGCAAGTTCTCCCAGGACGACATTGCGATTGTCGACCCCGCCGAATGGCACCACTACCAACCCGGCTGGACGCTCGTTGGCGGTGGCCTCAAAACCAAGGAGGAATTGCGACGACCACTGAAGGAGTTGGCCGACTCCAAGTTGAAGCTCTACGCTGACAGCGTGACGACCTTTTCACCCGAGAGAACGCGGTCACTCTCGGCAACGGGGACAAGCTCAACTACGAGCAATTGATCGTGGCTCCCGGTCTGGCGCTAAACTGGGGCGCCATCAAGGGTCTGCCCGAAGCGTTGGCTGACCCGACCGCTCCTGTCTCTTCCATCTACGGCTACGATTCCGTCAGCAAGGTCTTTGGTACCAtcaagagactggagaaGGGCAATGCAATCTTCACTCAACCGGCCGGCGTGATCAAGTGTGCGGGTGCTCCGCAGAAGATCATGTGGCTCGCTCTGGATCACTGGAAGCGTGCCGGTCTCTACGACCCGGCTGACCCGGCCGGATCTCCGATCAAGATCAACTTCGCCACCGGGTTGCCAGTCATGTTCGGCGTGCCCAAGTACAACAAGGCCCTGACGGCACTGCAGCAAGAGCGTGGTGTAAACGGTCTCTTCCAGCACGACCTGGTCGCCATTGACGGCAACAAGGCCACCTTTGCCCGCCCCGATGGACAGGGGCAAGTCACCACCACCTTTGACCTGCTCCACGTAGCCCCCAAGATGGGCGCGCCTGCCTTTGTCAAGAACAGCGTTCTCGCCAACGAGGCTGGCTTTGTCGACGTGGACGACGCCACCACCCGTCACAAGAAGTTCGGCAATGTCTGGTCCGCGGGCGATGCCTCTTCTCTGCCCACGTCTAAGACCGCGGCTGCAGTGACCTCGCAGTCGCCCGTGCTGGTGCGCAACCTGCTGCAGACCATGGAGGGTAAGCAGCCGGATGCGCATTACGATGGATACACCTCCTGCCCACTCCTGACCGAATACGGCAAGGTGCTCCTCGCCGAGTTCAAATACGGTGGAGTGCCCAAGGAGACGTTTGGGGACTGGTTCGGTATCGATCAGGCCAAGCCGCGCCGATCCTTCTATCACTTGAAGAAGGACTTTTTCCCATGGGTGTACTACAACGCCATGGTGAAGGGCAACTGGGCCGGGCCGAAGGGGTGGATCAACTAGATCAATCCGTGTGCGATAGATagaatctttttttttctgttttgaGTTGTATTCCCCCTTGGTTATATTTTTGGGAGTTTTATTATGGACTAGACAAAGGAACTCTACTTGGGATTTTGAAGCCGATCTCATCGATTtgttcatttccatctttcttcgtctccgcaccaagaaaaaaaacagtcaCTTTAAATCATCCCCAGAGATACAGCCGATCGGAGCCGAGCCGACTATCCATATTCccaagcaaaaaaaaaacaaggagACCAGACTCAGCATTCCTACTGACCCTGACTCTGACTGCACACCTTCTCCCACCTCAACCGATGCAATTCGAAGATCTTCTCGCCCAACTCCTCCACCGGCCCTTCCACCTCAgccttcttcaccaccatctCAATCGGCAACGCCGCCACCTCCCCCGTCGGCGCCCCCAACTCCTCCTTCCACTGCCGCAACTGCTTCGACGAGCTTGCAAACACAATGCGGCCCAGGCCCGCGTACGAGTGCGCCGCAGCACACATGGGACAATGCTCGCCAGAGGTGTACACTGTTGCGCTGGCACGCACGTTTGGCGGCAGGTTCTTGTGCGCCCAGGTAGCCAGGGTGAGTTCGGGGTGTAGACTGATGTCGTTTCCGGTGACGATGCGATTGCGGTCTTCTTTGAGGATTTGGCCTTGgtcgtcgacgaggatggaaCCGAAGGGGTCGTCGCCGGCCTGGAGAGCTTCGCGGGCGAGTTCAATGCATCGTTCGAGGTAAGCGAGTTCTTTGTCGGGGAGCATTGTGGTGGTTTTTATTCGTAGTTGTAGTCGTAGTCGTAGTAGAGAGTTGGAGGGAACTGCCGAGTGATTGAATTCGAAATCAATATCAAATGCTTTTGAAGATACCGTAGGATCGTAGATTGTGAATAATATGGGCAGACTTGAGGAAGTCAAGAGTGCTTTCAAACTCCCCCGGAAAAAGAGCAAAGTAGTAGGGTGGCTGGACACAAGATGGGTCTGGAAGGACACACGCAACTATAAAGTGGAATCCCAATGCAACCCACCGCAGCTCCGAGCGCCAAGTGTCAATTGACGTAATGAGGGCTCCCACACCGAGTGCAGCGGGGAGTTCCGCGAGGCGGAGTCCGGGTACCCAACCGAAAAGTGTAGGAAACAGTATATATCCGATGGTGAAATCTGCAGCTGCGTGGATACACACCTCATGGTCATTGGATTCAGTTCCATCTATGTGGAGCTACTCACAAGAAATAGCTTCAACCTTGTCACTTTGTCTATCGAGTGTGTCGGCCTGAATCTGAAAGCTGCTTCTGACTCGAGAGATTCCTCGAACCGTAGACTATATAAACTAAGGCCCTACCAGCGTCGCAATGTAGCCGCATCTGACTCTATCACAGTCCTTTTGTGATGTACTGTTTGCCCACACTTGATCAAGAGCCTTTCTCACTTTCTCGATCGAATTCGCAGGTGTTCAATGTCAAAGATCCAATCCCTTCTCGTGGTTATTCTCCTCTTTCGATATTCTGCTCAAGAATGTCAGGTTGTCATCGAGGACAAGACTCGAAAAATCAGTAATGAGACAGATCACGAATGTAGTTACAGCAGCTTTTACATGAAAACCCCCAGTTGTACGATTACCTGAAGAACACAGTGTGTCGTGTGTTAGCTGTCGCGATGGTCAGACCCTACCGGAGACCCTGGACGGCAGACCACAAATATAAAGCCCTATGGTACCATCATTCGCCgctgatcttcttgcagCAGTCACGAAGACACTAAAAAAATTTGACCATCAATGAGCACAGTGCTTGAGTAGATGAGTCTCCGCCCAAAGTAAGTTACCATCTTAGTAAACATTAAAACCGCAAGCGATCCTATATCCTGCTTGTGGTTTCGGTTCGAACTAACTTTacgaagaaaagagaaatgcATTTTTTGTCTGGTTTAAGCCCGACACAAGCAGTGCATCTGTTTTGGACCTATTTAGGAAATTTACGAGGCCGAGAATTCTTACCTTGCTTCCATTTGCTTCCAAGAGGAATCATCTTATGGCAA comes from Penicillium oxalicum strain HP7-1 chromosome I, whole genome shotgun sequence and encodes:
- a CDS encoding Sulfide:quinone oxidoreductase; this encodes MLVGRQVSSAARAAGRTAHALPRARNYATVSESPVAAPGRAHKVVVVGGGSAGMAISHQLLQSGKFSQDDIAIVDPAEWHHYQPGWTLVGGGLKTKEELRRPLKELADSKLKLYADSLNYEQLIVAPGLALNWGAIKGLPEALADPTAPVSSIYGYDSVSKVFGTIKRLEKGNAIFTQPAGVIKCAGAPQKIMWLALDHWKRAGLYDPADPAGSPIKINFATGLPVMFGVPKYNKALTALQQERGVNGLFQHDLVAIDGNKATFARPDGQGQVTTTFDLLHVAPKMGAPAFVKNSVLANEAGFVDVDDATTRHKKFGNVWSAGDASSLPTSKTAAAVTSQSPVLVRNLLQTMEGKQPDAHYDGYTSCPLLTEYGKVLLAEFKYGGVPKETFGDWFGIDQAKPRRSFYHLKKDFFPWVYYNAMVKGNWAGPKGWIN